One stretch of Candidatus Falkowbacteria bacterium DNA includes these proteins:
- a CDS encoding desulfoferrodoxin — MPQLNAIYKCNVCGNIVAMVHGSQGVLVCCGQNMELKFENTQDAAEEKHVPVVEKTDTGLKVKIGEVPHPMEADHYIEWIEVLADGKAYRQFLNPGDQPEAEFCIQAEQFEVREYCNLHGLWKK, encoded by the coding sequence ATGCCTCAATTAAACGCTATCTACAAATGTAATGTCTGCGGAAATATAGTTGCCATGGTTCACGGCTCACAGGGAGTACTAGTTTGCTGCGGACAGAACATGGAATTAAAATTTGAAAACACCCAGGACGCAGCTGAAGAAAAACATGTTCCAGTTGTTGAAAAAACTGACACCGGTTTAAAAGTCAAAATCGGAGAAGTTCCTCACCCAATGGAAGCTGATCATTATATTGAATGGATTGAAGTTTTAGCTGACGGAAAAGCTTACCGGCAATTCTTAAATCCAGGTGATCAACCTGAAGCTGAATTTTGTATTCAAGCTGAGCAGTTTGAAGTGAGAGAGTATTGCAATTTACATGGACTTTGGAAAAAATAA
- a CDS encoding rubrerythrin family protein has protein sequence MKTLENLTKAFVGESQARNRYSFYAKVAKKEGLEQIAGIFMETAEQEKVHAKRLFEHIQEVKGEQAEVIIETGAPTVYGTTIENLKAAIAGENHEHTEMYPEFAKTADEEGLDKIAKRFRSIAVAEKHHEERYKKLLAEVEAGTVHKKQNETVWICRECGYTHTGNEAPEMCPSCDHPRAYYQVQSENY, from the coding sequence ATGAAAACACTTGAAAATCTCACCAAGGCTTTTGTTGGTGAATCACAAGCGCGTAATCGCTACTCTTTTTATGCCAAGGTTGCTAAAAAAGAAGGTCTTGAACAAATAGCTGGCATTTTTATGGAAACTGCAGAGCAAGAAAAGGTTCATGCCAAAAGATTATTTGAACATATTCAGGAAGTCAAAGGCGAACAGGCGGAAGTCATCATTGAAACTGGAGCGCCAACGGTTTATGGCACAACGATTGAAAACCTGAAAGCTGCCATTGCTGGTGAAAATCATGAACACACTGAAATGTATCCTGAATTTGCCAAAACTGCAGACGAAGAAGGTTTGGATAAAATCGCCAAACGTTTTCGTTCCATTGCCGTCGCAGAAAAACATCACGAAGAACGTTACAAAAAATTATTAGCTGAAGTAGAAGCCGGTACGGTACACAAAAAACAAAATGAAACTGTTTGGATCTGCCGTGAATGCGGTTACACTCACACTGGCAACGAAGCACCAGAAATGTGCCCAAGTTGCGACCATCCACGAGCTTATTATCAAGTTCAGTCAGAAAATTATTAA
- a CDS encoding class I SAM-dependent methyltransferase: MTIWNTFAKTNPYYYIDTNYKGSEPRFWQNGIKQSSLIMEYVGSNLQQKRFVLEFGCGVGRVLLPMANNFEQAIGVDISSEMLKLLAQQALKQNKNNIESYSITENWHQHKFDLVYSILTFQHIKDYHIIESSIQQIADCLNKKGIAYLHFDTRRTNWRYKLKNRLPNWLLPKNNQPGIRRIRRDRKDLVKLFKKNKLKLIKELNPNSAHNFFILKK, translated from the coding sequence ATGACCATTTGGAATACATTTGCCAAAACTAATCCCTATTATTATATCGATACCAACTATAAGGGTAGCGAGCCTAGGTTTTGGCAAAACGGAATAAAACAATCTTCATTAATCATGGAATATGTTGGCAGTAACCTACAACAAAAGAGATTTGTTTTGGAATTTGGTTGTGGTGTAGGTCGTGTTTTATTACCAATGGCCAATAACTTTGAACAAGCTATTGGTGTTGATATTTCCTCAGAAATGCTAAAACTACTAGCCCAGCAGGCACTTAAACAAAACAAAAACAACATTGAGTCTTATTCAATTACCGAAAACTGGCATCAACATAAATTCGACCTAGTTTATTCAATTTTAACCTTTCAACATATTAAAGACTATCACATTATTGAAAGCTCCATTCAACAAATAGCCGATTGCTTAAACAAAAAGGGAATTGCCTACCTGCACTTTGATACTCGACGAACCAATTGGCGTTATAAATTAAAAAATAGATTACCAAACTGGCTACTACCCAAAAATAATCAACCAGGAATTCGTAGAATCCGTAGAGATCGAAAAGATTTAGTTAAACTGTTCAAAAAAAACAAACTAAAACTTATCAAGGAACTAAACCCCAACTCTGCTCACAATTTCTTTATTCTGAAAAAATAA
- a CDS encoding 4Fe-4S binding protein, translating to MGHITPRKYLQLQKRLDMSAQGAPESEALFNILKILFTEEEAGKTALLPIKPFTVKTAAKRWKTSEAETQKTLNDLADKGILFDLDDGKVQRYVMAPTMAGFFEFSLMRTDGKFNRKVLSELYYQYINEEDDFVARTMNQNPAMARTFVHEKSIAPQSEILSYERATEVIKTSTACAVGTCYCRHKMEHVGKACDQPQDVCLTFNSAAKTLTKHGIAKKISKPEAHKILQRCIDHGLVQIGDNTQKGVGWICNCCGCCCEAILAYKELGFYDKLSSSFMAIINSKQCTGCGICVKKCPVDAIKLKNKKAIVDKKVCLGCGVCHRFCAVKAIEIKRRDKTAFVPEDTFERCVLNAIEKGKLRNYIFDNYSLWTNEMLRNLVGVIFTLSPAKFLLANEQLQSRFLKVLRKARKLKIFEKLQ from the coding sequence ATGGGTCACATCACACCAAGAAAATATTTGCAACTACAAAAACGTCTAGACATGAGTGCTCAAGGTGCGCCAGAATCTGAGGCTTTATTTAACATTTTAAAAATATTATTTACTGAAGAAGAAGCAGGAAAAACAGCTCTCCTTCCGATTAAACCGTTTACAGTTAAAACCGCGGCCAAGCGTTGGAAAACTTCTGAAGCTGAAACTCAAAAAACCTTGAACGATTTGGCTGATAAAGGTATTTTATTTGACTTAGATGATGGAAAAGTTCAACGTTACGTCATGGCACCAACTATGGCTGGATTTTTTGAATTTTCTTTAATGAGGACAGACGGAAAATTCAATCGTAAAGTCTTATCAGAACTTTATTATCAATACATCAACGAAGAAGATGATTTTGTGGCACGAACCATGAACCAAAACCCAGCAATGGCTCGAACTTTTGTACATGAAAAATCCATAGCTCCACAGTCAGAAATTTTGAGCTATGAAAGAGCCACCGAGGTTATTAAAACTTCTACAGCTTGTGCCGTCGGAACTTGCTACTGTCGACACAAAATGGAGCATGTCGGTAAAGCCTGCGACCAACCACAAGATGTTTGTTTAACATTTAATAGTGCGGCCAAAACTTTAACTAAACATGGCATTGCTAAAAAAATTTCTAAACCCGAAGCTCATAAAATACTGCAAAGATGTATTGATCACGGTTTAGTACAAATTGGCGACAATACACAAAAGGGGGTTGGCTGGATTTGTAATTGTTGTGGCTGTTGTTGTGAGGCCATACTAGCTTATAAAGAACTAGGTTTTTATGACAAGCTAAGTAGTAGCTTTATGGCCATTATCAATTCTAAACAATGTACTGGCTGTGGTATTTGCGTAAAAAAATGTCCCGTTGATGCTATCAAATTAAAAAACAAGAAAGCAATTGTTGACAAAAAGGTTTGCCTGGGTTGTGGAGTTTGTCATCGCTTTTGTGCCGTTAAAGCAATTGAAATCAAACGGAGAGACAAAACTGCTTTTGTTCCTGAAGATACTTTTGAACGTTGTGTTTTGAATGCTATTGAAAAAGGCAAACTACGAAATTATATCTTTGATAATTACAGTTTATGGACAAATGAAATGTTGCGTAATTTAGTTGGCGTCATTTTTACTCTGAGTCCTGCTAAATTCCTTTTGGCCAACGAACAGCTGCAATCCCGATTTCTTAAAGTTCTACGAAAAGCTCGAAAACTAAAGATTTTTGAAAAACTACAATAA
- a CDS encoding polyribonucleotide nucleotidyltransferase codes for MNKVQTFETEFAGKKLIVTTGDLALQANGSCRVQYGDTVILATAVMNSETNEGANYFPLMVEYSEKMYAAGRIKGSRFIKRETRPSDEAVLAGRMIDRGLRPLFDQSIRRTIQVITSVLAIDEKNDPDVVAIIASSIALHISDIPMKQPIAGVRVGQVDNEWVINPTYEEREKSAIDLTLSVTADKVVMVESNANDVDEKTYFEAFEVGLTHGKKIVEFIEDIRKKVGKEKTEIPIVDADLEDLDENQKMSLDELEKLQEECKKIAAKELEKYLFNIPKGSKGERKKTLHKVKDLLEEYLLEKQVGKERRKKVTGFFDKFVDEEITKALIEREQRVDGRKLTEIRELSGQVGLVPRVHGTGLFNRGETQVLSVVTLGSPGDEQVIDEMETVGKKRYLHHYNFPPFSVGEASFMRGASRRDIGHGALAEKAIQPMLPSKEDFPYTIRVVSEVLGSNGSSSMGATCGSTLALMDAGVPLKKPVAGIAMGLASSDKYKEVKIITDIQDLEDGDGGMDFKMTGTYDGLTAIQMDTKTNGITLEIIKNALSQGRQALNEILDVITKVLPEPRNDLAELAPRIETIKIHPDKIRMVIGPGGKVINKIIEETGVQIDIEEDGSVFVTSVGAEGMRKAREMIEALVQEAELNKIYTGKVIKIMDFGAFIEIFPGTEGMCHISEITNKERVADVNKYLKEGQEVQVKVIKIDSASGKIGLSIKQI; via the coding sequence ATGAACAAAGTTCAAACTTTTGAAACTGAGTTCGCCGGAAAAAAACTAATTGTTACAACCGGTGACTTAGCACTTCAAGCAAATGGAAGCTGTCGCGTTCAGTACGGCGACACAGTTATCCTGGCCACTGCGGTCATGAATAGTGAAACTAATGAAGGGGCTAACTATTTCCCTTTGATGGTTGAATATTCTGAAAAAATGTATGCAGCCGGTCGAATCAAAGGTTCTCGTTTTATCAAAAGAGAAACCAGACCAAGTGATGAAGCCGTTTTGGCAGGTCGAATGATTGATCGCGGGCTAAGACCACTATTTGATCAATCAATTCGTCGAACAATCCAAGTCATCACGAGTGTTTTAGCTATTGATGAAAAAAATGACCCAGACGTGGTTGCTATCATCGCTAGCTCAATTGCCCTGCACATTTCTGACATTCCAATGAAACAACCAATTGCGGGTGTTAGAGTTGGCCAAGTCGATAATGAATGGGTAATTAATCCGACTTACGAAGAAAGAGAAAAATCTGCAATCGATTTAACTCTGTCTGTAACTGCAGATAAAGTAGTTATGGTTGAATCAAACGCTAATGATGTTGATGAAAAAACTTATTTTGAAGCTTTTGAAGTTGGCCTAACACATGGGAAAAAAATAGTTGAATTTATTGAAGACATTCGAAAAAAGGTTGGAAAAGAAAAAACAGAAATTCCAATAGTAGATGCTGATCTAGAGGATTTAGATGAAAACCAAAAAATGAGTTTAGATGAATTAGAGAAACTACAAGAAGAATGCAAAAAAATCGCAGCCAAGGAACTTGAAAAATATCTATTTAACATTCCCAAGGGAAGTAAAGGCGAAAGAAAGAAAACTCTACATAAAGTTAAGGATCTTTTGGAAGAATATCTATTAGAAAAACAAGTTGGAAAAGAAAGACGTAAAAAGGTCACTGGTTTTTTTGATAAGTTTGTCGATGAAGAAATCACCAAAGCTTTGATTGAGCGAGAACAACGTGTTGACGGCCGAAAACTAACTGAAATTCGCGAGTTGAGTGGCCAAGTAGGCTTGGTGCCAAGAGTTCACGGAACAGGCTTATTTAACCGTGGAGAAACTCAGGTTTTATCAGTGGTTACACTAGGATCACCTGGCGACGAACAAGTCATTGACGAAATGGAAACAGTTGGTAAAAAAAGGTACTTACACCACTATAACTTTCCACCATTTTCTGTTGGCGAAGCCTCTTTCATGAGAGGCGCCAGTCGAAGAGATATTGGCCATGGTGCTTTAGCTGAAAAAGCCATCCAACCAATGTTACCATCAAAAGAAGATTTCCCATATACAATCCGAGTTGTTTCTGAAGTTCTTGGTTCAAATGGTTCAAGCTCAATGGGAGCAACCTGTGGGTCAACCTTAGCTTTAATGGATGCTGGTGTACCACTTAAGAAACCGGTAGCTGGAATTGCCATGGGATTAGCTTCTTCTGATAAATACAAAGAAGTTAAAATCATTACTGATATCCAAGACTTAGAAGACGGTGATGGAGGAATGGATTTCAAAATGACCGGCACTTATGATGGACTAACTGCTATTCAAATGGATACCAAGACCAATGGTATAACTCTAGAAATAATTAAAAATGCTTTGTCTCAAGGAAGACAAGCATTAAACGAAATTTTAGATGTAATTACTAAGGTACTTCCAGAACCAAGAAATGATTTAGCTGAACTTGCTCCAAGAATTGAAACAATAAAAATTCATCCAGATAAAATTCGTATGGTCATTGGCCCTGGCGGAAAGGTGATTAACAAAATCATCGAAGAAACTGGTGTACAAATTGACATCGAAGAAGATGGTAGTGTATTTGTTACTTCCGTTGGCGCAGAAGGCATGAGAAAAGCCAGAGAAATGATTGAAGCGCTTGTTCAGGAAGCAGAACTTAACAAAATATATACTGGAAAAGTAATCAAGATCATGGACTTTGGTGCTTTCATTGAAATATTTCCTGGCACTGAAGGTATGTGCCATATCTCTGAAATTACAAACAAAGAAAGAGTTGCTGATGTGAATAAATACTTGAAAGAAGGACAGGAAGTTCAAGTAAAAGTAATTAAGATTGATTCAGCCAGTGGTAAAATTGGGTTGTCAATCAAGCAAATATAA
- the rpsO gene encoding 30S ribosomal protein S15: protein MLNQRKKQQIITKFKTHDTDTGSSEVQIAILSEEIKELTKHLQQHKHDHSSRRGLLKKVGERRRLLRYLEIENDASYHKLIKELGLKPSRRSIREAEIKRVLEEEEAAEDDLEKTETTETKDNKNN, encoded by the coding sequence ATGTTAAATCAAAGAAAAAAGCAACAGATCATCACCAAGTTCAAGACGCATGACACTGACACAGGTTCCTCTGAAGTGCAAATCGCTATTTTGTCTGAAGAAATTAAAGAATTGACAAAGCATTTGCAACAACACAAACACGACCACTCCTCAAGACGTGGTTTACTGAAAAAAGTAGGGGAAAGAAGAAGACTTTTGCGTTATCTAGAAATTGAAAACGATGCTAGCTACCATAAGTTAATCAAGGAGCTTGGACTAAAGCCAAGTCGCCGATCAATTCGTGAAGCTGAAATCAAAAGAGTTCTAGAAGAAGAAGAAGCAGCTGAAGATGATTTAGAAAAGACAGAAACAACCGAAACCAAAGACAATAAGAACAACTAA
- a CDS encoding tyrosine-type recombinase/integrase, with product MVNIDQLITEFLGNLEKRKRTLRTVRNYDFYLRRFSVWLKEKNISSPEDINKDLIKKYKTYLKRIKNPIKKINLKETTQNYHLIALREFLKFLYKKNVLTIGSKQVHLHKVKSVKVSSLKKDEIGKFLEAPQQIRQDALISHRDRAVLEIMFCTGAKVSEVADLVIKDVDFKKQQVIVAKGRKNERVIDLSNQSVYWVSKYLKSRGGTLPYLFVGHDRAKSKRKQKPISARSLERIVLKYGKVAGLEKKVTPQILRSTYATNLVKKGLGFQSIKNKLGTTSDGFLNL from the coding sequence ATGGTTAACATCGATCAATTAATTACTGAGTTTCTAGGTAATCTAGAAAAGCGAAAAAGAACACTACGTACAGTGCGTAACTATGACTTTTATTTGCGTAGATTTTCAGTTTGGCTTAAAGAAAAAAACATTTCATCTCCAGAAGACATTAATAAAGATTTAATCAAGAAGTATAAAACATATTTAAAGAGAATTAAAAATCCAATAAAAAAAATTAATCTTAAGGAGACTACTCAGAACTATCACTTGATTGCACTAAGAGAATTTCTGAAATTTTTATATAAAAAAAATGTTCTAACAATAGGATCTAAACAGGTTCATTTGCATAAAGTAAAATCAGTAAAGGTATCATCGTTAAAAAAAGACGAAATAGGAAAATTTTTAGAAGCACCACAACAAATACGTCAAGATGCTCTCATTTCCCATAGAGATAGGGCTGTTTTGGAGATTATGTTTTGCACTGGCGCGAAGGTTTCTGAAGTCGCAGACTTGGTAATTAAAGATGTCGACTTCAAAAAACAGCAAGTGATAGTTGCAAAAGGAAGGAAAAATGAACGTGTGATAGACCTGTCTAATCAAAGTGTTTATTGGGTATCTAAATATTTAAAAAGTAGAGGAGGAACACTTCCCTATTTGTTTGTTGGCCACGATAGAGCTAAATCAAAACGAAAACAAAAACCGATCTCAGCAAGAAGCTTGGAGCGTATCGTTCTAAAATATGGAAAGGTCGCAGGTCTTGAAAAAAAAGTCACACCTCAAATTTTACGTAGTACTTATGCAACTAATTTGGTGAAGAAAGGCCTTGGTTTCCAGTCCATTAAAAATAAACTTGGTACAACGTCGGATGGTTTCTTGAATTTGTAA
- a CDS encoding CPBP family intramembrane metalloprotease, which yields MINRLIYKEYDQDQIVGMLARLLGVAVLFSIVIAIFGHLGVLVQDVEAVSPNRYAIFDTKFAPVLVLFSALFEEIIFRFFPVFLLVICFSFRTKKHLFVAQLVVLMIASVVFGYAHGGFRHIFTQGVLGMLMSLVFILSGGKDKKFSRALFFSTLFHFAYNLIIFCTLAGLCYVSG from the coding sequence ATGATTAACAGGCTCATTTACAAAGAATATGACCAGGATCAAATCGTCGGAATGTTGGCGAGACTACTTGGTGTAGCTGTCCTTTTCTCTATAGTGATAGCAATATTTGGCCATCTTGGCGTTCTGGTTCAAGACGTTGAAGCAGTTAGTCCAAATAGGTATGCAATTTTTGATACTAAATTCGCGCCAGTTTTGGTATTATTTTCTGCCTTGTTTGAAGAAATAATATTCAGATTCTTTCCAGTTTTTCTTTTAGTCATATGTTTCAGTTTTCGTACCAAAAAGCACTTATTTGTTGCTCAACTCGTTGTTTTAATGATTGCAAGTGTGGTGTTTGGATATGCTCACGGAGGATTTAGGCACATATTTACTCAGGGTGTGCTTGGAATGTTGATGTCATTGGTATTTATTTTGTCCGGAGGAAAGGATAAGAAATTTTCCAGGGCATTGTTCTTTAGTACACTTTTCCATTTTGCATATAATCTCATAATATTTTGTACACTTGCAGGCTTGTGCTACGTTTCAGGATGA
- a CDS encoding DUF167 domain-containing protein, with amino-acid sequence MQINIKITTKASRNEVIEIKRKFLHVLTTAVPEKGKANKALVDLLSNHYKIPKSSIKIIKGLSNKNKVVDLDI; translated from the coding sequence ATGCAAATCAATATCAAAATCACTACCAAAGCGTCCCGCAATGAAGTTATTGAAATCAAAAGAAAATTTCTTCACGTTTTAACAACGGCAGTTCCAGAAAAAGGCAAAGCTAACAAAGCTTTAGTTGACCTTTTGAGTAACCATTATAAGATACCCAAATCTAGCATTAAAATAATCAAGGGACTAAGTAACAAAAACAAAGTTGTTGATCTAGATATCTAA
- a CDS encoding threonylcarbamoyl-AMP synthase codes for MLIEINNQTPEYPKIKQAVDILKNCGVIVYPTDTIYGFGCNIFCKEAVERIYKIKKKKATGFSFICPDLTDISKYAIVSDYAYRIMKRLLPGPYTFIFKATKMVPKDLIPNKKTVAIRIPDNAVCLDIIKNLGHPIVTTSVNLVHAPHFSDPLDIEKHFGDQVDLIIDAGILENAPSSVIDLTGDEPIVIRKGKGDVSLFE; via the coding sequence ATGCTTATAGAAATAAACAACCAAACCCCAGAATACCCAAAAATTAAACAAGCAGTTGATATTTTAAAAAACTGTGGCGTTATTGTATATCCAACTGATACTATCTATGGTTTCGGTTGTAATATTTTTTGTAAAGAAGCAGTAGAACGCATTTATAAAATAAAAAAGAAAAAAGCTACAGGCTTTAGTTTTATTTGCCCAGACTTAACTGATATTTCTAAATACGCAATTGTTTCAGACTATGCTTACCGAATTATGAAACGACTTTTACCAGGTCCCTATACTTTCATTTTTAAAGCTACAAAAATGGTTCCTAAAGATTTAATCCCAAATAAAAAAACAGTCGCCATTCGAATCCCTGATAATGCTGTTTGTTTAGATATCATAAAGAACCTTGGTCACCCAATTGTAACAACCAGTGTTAACCTAGTTCATGCTCCTCACTTTTCTGATCCTTTAGATATTGAAAAACACTTTGGTGATCAGGTTGACTTAATTATTGATGCAGGCATTTTAGAGAATGCTCCTTCAAGCGTCATTGATTTAACCGGCGATGAACCAATCGTTATTAGAAAAGGTAAAGGCGATGTGAGTTTGTTTGAATAA
- a CDS encoding YfcE family phosphodiesterase, translating into MKIAICSDSHDNLVNISRFLHYCNDQEIETIIHCGDWCAPSVLEFFRENFKGKIYGVYGNVHADDETMQKFATKHDIILKDDELEIEVKEMKMAVTHYPEKAIELAKTQKYDIVFYGHNHKPWMDKVEGKFIVNPGTLAGMFQKATFAVYDYEKKTLDLKLVEQI; encoded by the coding sequence ATGAAAATAGCTATCTGCTCAGATTCCCACGACAATCTAGTAAACATTTCCAGATTTTTACATTATTGTAATGATCAAGAAATTGAAACCATAATTCATTGCGGTGACTGGTGCGCACCAAGTGTTTTGGAATTTTTTCGAGAAAATTTTAAGGGTAAAATATACGGAGTATATGGGAACGTTCATGCTGATGATGAAACTATGCAAAAGTTTGCAACAAAACATGATATAATACTAAAAGATGATGAACTTGAAATAGAGGTTAAGGAAATGAAAATGGCAGTCACCCATTATCCTGAAAAAGCTATCGAGCTAGCCAAAACTCAAAAATACGATATTGTTTTTTACGGTCACAATCACAAGCCCTGGATGGATAAAGTTGAAGGAAAATTTATTGTTAATCCAGGAACCCTTGCTGGAATGTTTCAAAAAGCAACTTTTGCAGTTTATGATTATGAAAAGAAAACTTTAGATTTAAAACTTGTCGAACAAATATAA
- a CDS encoding deoxyribonuclease IV has translation MKFGVHVSIAGGIQNAPINAHKKGCEVFQFFSRSPRGGKPTYTKETIEKFKSNCEKFGFTEYYIHTPYYINLASSNDRIRHGSITAIRDELEVGSRLGAKYVMTHLGSAKDYSESKAQQLVIKGIKEILKSYKGTTILLLENSAGSGQIIGDEIDELGKIMKGVSSNKVGICYDTCHGFASGYDIRTKLALNKTLKEFDKYIGLDKLKLFHFNDSKTELGSKRDRHENIGKGFIGKTAFDLIINHPKLKKVDAVLETHDVVEDNIPSLNLLKKLRK, from the coding sequence ATGAAATTCGGAGTACACGTCTCAATAGCTGGCGGTATACAAAACGCACCAATTAATGCTCACAAAAAAGGATGTGAGGTTTTTCAGTTTTTCTCACGAAGTCCACGTGGAGGTAAACCAACTTATACAAAAGAAACAATCGAGAAATTCAAATCTAATTGTGAAAAATTTGGCTTTACGGAGTACTATATTCACACTCCATACTACATTAACTTAGCTTCTTCAAATGACCGAATTCGTCACGGTTCAATCACTGCAATTCGCGATGAACTTGAAGTTGGATCAAGGTTAGGCGCCAAATATGTAATGACCCACCTCGGAAGTGCTAAAGATTACTCAGAATCAAAAGCTCAACAACTTGTGATCAAGGGTATTAAAGAAATTTTAAAAAGTTACAAAGGCACTACTATTCTACTTTTAGAAAACTCGGCTGGTTCTGGCCAAATTATTGGTGATGAGATAGATGAATTAGGCAAAATCATGAAAGGTGTGAGTTCAAATAAAGTTGGAATCTGTTATGACACCTGCCACGGCTTTGCATCTGGTTATGATATTCGAACTAAGCTTGCCTTAAATAAAACTCTTAAAGAATTTGACAAATATATTGGATTAGATAAGCTTAAATTGTTCCACTTTAATGATTCAAAAACTGAGCTAGGATCAAAACGAGATCGGCACGAAAACATTGGCAAAGGTTTTATTGGAAAAACAGCATTTGACCTCATCATCAACCACCCCAAACTTAAAAAGGTTGATGCCGTACTAGAAACACATGATGTTGTTGAAGACAATATACCAAGCTTGAATTTATTGAAAAAATTAAGGAAATAA
- the tig gene encoding trigger factor, protein MKIEKKELPKCQLELIIELSTEELQPYLEEAAVEISKNKKIQGFRPGKAPLNIVIQNAGEMFVYQTAGNFAVEGTIYKALDQEKLEIVDQPKIEVQKLAPGNPFIYKATVDLVPNIEVCDFDSIKVKPSKEVKIEQKDIDKVMEDLRKMRAKDSLQDKTTEKGDKVELNFDTFVDNVPIDGGQAKKHQLVIGEGRMIPGFEDNLIGMKADEEKEFKLNFPKKYHAQNLAGKEATFKIKITGVFKVELPKVDDEFGKSMGLKDLASLKSNVESNLKQEKETKEKQRVELELLEKLITASKFDDLPDVLIDQETHKMLHEMKDNVARQGMNFDDYLKHMKKSEADLRLDFTPDAIKRVKTGLLIRAIAKQENIQANEKDLHEELERTLASYKLNPAYADKLDQLEKEIRSENAKQYFSNVIINRNTLEMLKAKIVNRD, encoded by the coding sequence ATGAAAATTGAGAAGAAAGAATTACCTAAATGTCAGCTTGAACTAATTATTGAACTATCAACCGAAGAATTACAGCCTTATCTAGAAGAAGCTGCTGTAGAAATCTCAAAAAATAAAAAAATCCAAGGTTTTCGCCCCGGCAAAGCTCCTCTTAATATTGTTATCCAGAACGCCGGAGAAATGTTTGTTTACCAGACAGCAGGAAATTTTGCCGTTGAGGGAACCATTTACAAAGCCCTTGATCAAGAAAAGCTAGAAATTGTCGATCAACCAAAAATTGAAGTTCAAAAACTAGCTCCAGGCAACCCCTTTATATACAAAGCTACTGTAGACCTTGTTCCTAATATTGAAGTTTGTGATTTCGATAGCATAAAAGTAAAGCCATCCAAAGAAGTGAAAATTGAACAAAAAGATATCGATAAAGTAATGGAAGATTTAAGAAAGATGAGAGCAAAGGATTCTCTACAAGATAAAACTACTGAAAAAGGAGATAAAGTTGAATTAAACTTCGACACCTTTGTTGACAATGTTCCAATCGATGGAGGGCAAGCAAAAAAACATCAACTAGTAATTGGTGAAGGTCGGATGATTCCAGGCTTTGAAGATAATCTGATAGGAATGAAAGCCGATGAAGAAAAAGAATTTAAATTAAACTTTCCTAAAAAATATCACGCTCAAAACCTAGCAGGAAAAGAAGCTACATTCAAAATTAAAATCACTGGAGTTTTCAAGGTTGAATTGCCGAAGGTTGATGATGAATTTGGGAAAAGTATGGGATTGAAGGATTTGGCCAGTCTAAAAAGTAATGTTGAATCTAATTTAAAACAAGAAAAAGAAACCAAAGAAAAACAACGTGTTGAATTAGAGCTTTTAGAAAAATTAATTACAGCTAGTAAATTCGATGACTTGCCAGATGTATTAATTGATCAAGAAACACACAAAATGCTTCATGAAATGAAAGACAATGTCGCACGTCAAGGAATGAATTTTGATGATTACTTAAAACATATGAAGAAATCTGAAGCTGATCTACGACTTGATTTCACACCCGACGCAATTAAACGAGTTAAAACTGGACTTTTGATTAGAGCCATTGCTAAACAAGAAAATATCCAAGCTAACGAAAAAGACCTTCACGAAGAGCTTGAACGTACTTTAGCAAGTTATAAACTTAATCCTGCTTATGCAGATAAGCTTGATCAACTAGAAAAAGAAATTCGATCAGAAAATGCTAAACAATATTTTTCTAATGTAATTATAAACCGAAATACCCTGGAAATGTTAAAGGCTAAAATAGTGAACAGAGATTAG